From the Helianthus annuus cultivar XRQ/B chromosome 17, HanXRQr2.0-SUNRISE, whole genome shotgun sequence genome, the window TCGGTGACTCCATCCGACCTGACATGATAACTTTGTATATTGAGTTACAGACATCCGGATAACAAAATAAATGACATCCAAATATTGTGTCTGTCTTTGTTAATCCTCCAACGAGTCAAAATTATAATATGTTAGGAGCATTCAATGTTGTCGATTGCTTTTAATTTGACCCCAAATTGTATATAAGTAGTTGAAACATATATGTAAAGTATTAAAGTTTATAGTGTTATCTTCACTGGAAATTGCAGATGCCGCACGGTGTAAAACGTAGTAGTAGTAATATGATATTTTAAGAGATTTATGGCTACATAAACTTCACCAAATTTGTGTGTTTTAGAAATCTTCTTTGTGTGTCTGTTGTAATCACATGTAATTTATAAACGCTAGTGGATTGTTGTGTATGTgcatttattaatattaataatacttAATCAAATAACTAAATATATCAAAGAACTTAATTAATACTTAATAATATAACTAAATATATCAAAGaaataaaaatattacaaaaaaaaaaaaaaacagaaaaaaagcCAGGACTATCGTACCAAATTAGAAAATAAATTTAATTAAACTAAAAACTGGACTATCATAAAAAATtgataaaaaaatatacaaaacaaAAATGAAAAGGCAAAGTTTTCAACTTTGAATGGATTAGGTATATGTTTAGTCATATATCTTAGACGTACACATGTGACATTACTCACCTCAAAACTTTATGATTTTTATAAGTGAAAAGACATATACAAAACCACACAATTAATTCTATATTTTGTATTAGCTCGTAAGAATTAAACCTTCAACCTTACACTAGAAAGACCACCTTTATATATACACCTCGATACCATCACGTTAAAAAAACCTTTGTTCTATGAAACTTATGATAGATTAACGTTCTAAAAAAACTTATGATAACTCGCCGGattcaaacaaaaataaaataaatgtgaGTTTTTATTTCGTGTTGCTCCAAGTAACTTACCTGGTGTAGCTTAAGCCGCTTAACCAGTTCAAATGATCCACCTGGATATACTATATATTAAAATAACTTTTAAACAACATTATACATCATATTAGTCCTCAaagaattgtttttttttataagaaAACACCAAAAAGCTAATGCCTATTTGGAAGATAAAGAAAATAAAGTATGTATCTGAAAGGTGCCACTAGGTGATAAAATAGTACAATATATGCTTAATCATTATAGGCTTACATAATAATTGTGACAAACTATGGTGACTAGACCTAAAGAGGAGTATGATTATAAATCTTGCAACACAAAGCATGATGAGGACAAGAGCCAGTTTTCATTCTAACATTTCTGATGGCTGGCTCTCACCATGTTGGATCGGAATCGAGCCTTGCTTCGCCATCGGATCAGCCTCATCGGACCGCGTTTCACTTTCAGCCTCCCAAAAACTGGATGAACGGTAAGGTTTTGTTCTAGTTTgactttttctttcttcttccttctaTAATATATTACCGGTTTCATTGATATGTTGTGATGATGAACATGGTGCATGATTGATTGGTGGATGTAACTAACGGCCTCAGATCCTAATGGTACGGAATCTCATCACctactttcattttttttttcaattattgcTTCCTACTTTcctttgtttaaaaaaaatattattttttgaaCGACGGAACTTCTATTAAAAATTATTGCTTTCTAGTTTCCAATCGAACCGTACTAACCACTAAGCAAGATGGCCGGTTTGACTGGTTTAAGATCCAAAAAGTTCAGTTTCACGGTTTGTTTGTCGAATCTGACTTGAAACTTGGAACTAGTCGTGTAAACTGAACTAGTTTTTTACACTTTATCACTTTGTAATATTTCTTTTTATTGTTTGAATATGTACTTACGTATATTATTACAGTCGATATtcattttaatatttttttcaaCACAAACTGAtactttaccaaaaaaaaaatcaattcaAAGCGTCAAACCGAACCATTATTTGCAAGGATTCGAACTTACACTCCTTTTGTGGGGTGTTAAAACCGAACTATTAAACCGTAAAGTTAACACTTGAATGATGCATTCAGGCCCAATGTACTACAATGGAGTCTACCATTTCTTTTACCAACACAACCCATTCGGCCCGCTCTTTAATCCTCAAATGTACTGGGCCCATTCGGTATCGCGTGACTTAATAAACTGGACCCCACTCAACCACGCCTTTGCCCCGACCCAACCCTTCGACATCAACGGTTGTTGGTCTGGCTCTGCCACAATCCTCCCTGGAAACAAACCCGTTATATTATACACTGGACTCGATTCAGAACACCATCAAGTCCAAAACCTCGCGGTCCCAAAAGACTTATCCGATCCATACCTTCAAGAATGGGTCGGGTACACCGGCAATCCTGTAATTAACCTCCCCGACGGAATTCAACATGATGACTTCCGAGACCCAACCACCGCGTGGCTTGCAAACGACGGAAAATGGAGGGTGATCATTGGAAGTCAGAAAGACAAGAAGGGAATCGCGTTTCTTTACCGGTCTGAGGATTTTGTTAATTGGAGTATGCATGAATCACCACTGTATGAAGTTGCAGGCACTGGGATATGGGAATGTCCGGATTTCTTTCCGGTGTGCGTTGATAGCAACAATGGGGTTGATACATCTGTAATGAACTCTAGAGTGAAGCATGTGTTGAAGGTGGGATTGTATGATTATACAAGAGACTACTACTTGATTGGGAGTTATACTCCTGAGAAAGAAAGCTTTGTTCCTCAAAATGAACTAACTCTTGACGCCTTAAGATATGATTATGGAAAGTATTACGCTTCAAAATCGTTCTTTGACCCTGTGAAGAATAGAAGGATCTTAATGGGTTGGGTCAatgaatctgattctgaaactgaTTGCATTGCTAAAGGATGGTCCGGACTTCAGGTAATCATAAACTAATCGACATTTTTAAAgaaatttacttttttttaatgaaatcatGAGTTTGCTAATAACATGTAGTCATTTCCAAGGAGTATTTGGCTCGATCAAAACCAGAAGCAGCTCGTACAATGGCCTATTGAGGAAATTAAAATGTTACATGAAAACGAAGTTAGTATTCAAAATATGAACCTTGAAGGTGGATCAATACATGAAATTGTTGGAATAACTGCTTCGCAGGTGAGTCGTCAAGTCCTAACGGTCAAGCTTTTTCGGACTCTTTTGTAGTCGTATGTATGTTGTGTTTGTTACTTTACAGGCGGATGTGAAGATATCATTCAAACTAACTAATTTAGAAAAGGCCGAAGAACTGGACATGAGTGGGATCGACCCACAGGTTTTCTGTAGTGAAATGGATGCGTCAAAAAAAGGCAAATTCGGTCCATTTGGACTATTAGCTTTGGCTTCCCATGACTTGTTTGAACAAACTGCAATCTTTTTTCGGGTTTTCCAAAATAATGGACGATACACTGTGCTAATGTGTAGTGATCAAAGCCGGTCAGTTTTCTTTAACTCAAGTGTCTTCATTGCTTAATATGGTACCCAAATGGGTTTTGATGgttataaaaaaagaatatatcTATGTTATCTAGAACCAGcttctctattcctacggggtagaggtagggctgtctacatcttaccctcctcagaccctaccttagctttgctattggtgggatttactgagtatgattaTGATGATCTATGTTATATATTTCTAATGCTAACCAAATAATGTGTCCAAAACTTTACATATGTCAGGTCTTCTACAAGAAACGGACTTGATAAAACGACATATGGAGCATTTGTCGACATAGATCCTCAACAAGATGAAATTTCACTCAGAACTTTGGTGGGTGATAATAAGTAAACTTTTTCTTAAGTATTTGAATTTATGCTCTAATGTAGTTTTGTTTGGGATATACACAGATAGATCACTCGATCGTTGAGAGCTTTGGAGGGGGAGGAAAGACGTGCATCACGGCTAGGGTTTACCCAACATTAGCCATTGGAGACGATGCCCGTTTGTTTGCATTTAACTATGGAACAGAAAGTGTGTTGATCTCTGAGCTAAGTGCATGGAGTGTGAAGAAAGCTCGGATTAACATCGAAGAAACTATTGGTTGTACGTAGATCCATAATCTGATGAAGATCGTTGATTCATCTCATTCTAGGAAGTGTGTATTATATTGGAAGGAGTTAATTACCCGGCATAATTAGTTAATTACAAATATTTAGCAAATAAAAACAGGACTATAGTAACAAACTGATaaaatgctttttttttttttttttttttttttgttgaacggttaataaaaaattatttagCAAACAACAATGTAAAGACATGTCTAACAATAAGATTACATCACATGGTaagatcaaagacaaagtttcAAAATTCGAATGGATTAGGTATATTTTTAGACATGTATTTTCTACTCAactaaagattttttttttatttgtgaaagtaaaaaaattatataagacCACTTTTATATATAAACAAGATTCGATTTCGTTGAACAACCTTTTTTTTCTAACAAACTTATGATAAATCCGCGTTCTAGGAAACTTAAGATAAATTTCCACATCaaacaaaattaaaataaatgTGACCTTTTATTTCTTGTTGCCTAAGTAGTCGTTTACTTAATCAGGCTTAATCCGCTTAACTAGTCAAATGatctcgatcttagagatcgttGGCGCAGGTTTGTGTTTTTAATGAAATTCGCCTTCAAAAAAAAAGTCAAATGATCCGATCGGATAtactaaaataacttttaaacAATATTATACATCTCATAAGTCATCGATGAATTGTTTTTTTAATAAGAAAACACTAAAACTTGACGTGTAATTTGGATGATCATCTGAATATGGTATGTATTTGAAGGTGCCACTAGGTAATAAAATAGTAGAATTAATTGAGATATGCTTTATTAATCGTCATAAACTTCCATAATAAGTAATAAACACGGTTTGCCAACTAGACTCTTACAATTTTATATGTTGACTTTGATTGAGTTGACCTAAAGAGGGGCATGCTATAAATCTTGCAATACCAAAGTATGATGAGGACAACTGCCATTTTTCATTCTAACATTCATTCTAACATTTGTGATGGCTCCCCCTCACCATGTTGGATCGGAATCACGTCTTGCTTCGCCATCGGACCAGCCTTATCGGACGTCGTTTCACTTTCAAGTTCCCAAAAATTGGATGAATGGTAAGTGTTTCTTCTAGTTTTGACATTGTTTTTCTTCCTTATCTAAATAAAGTTATGGTTTCATTGATATGTGATAATGAACATGGTGCATGACTGATTGGTGGATGTAACAATGGGTGCAGATCCTAATGGTACGTAATCTCATGACTACCTACTGTTGATTGTTGTTTCATACTTTTCTTTGTTTATTGAATAAATTAGGTTGTTAATCATTGTAGTTTGTTAATATCAAAGCTAGAAAGTTAACACTTAATTGATGCATCCAGGACCAATGTACTACAACGGAGTCTACCATTTCTTTTATCAACACAACCCATCCGGACCGCTCTTTCATCCTCGAATGTACTGGGGCCATTCGGTATCACGTGACTTGATAAACTGGACCCCACTCGACCCAGCTTTTGCCCCAACTGAACCCTTCGACATTAACGGTTGTTGGTCCGGCTCTGCCACAATCCTCCCTGGAAACAAACCTGTCATGTTGTACACAGGACTCGATACTGAAAACTGCCAAGTCCAAAACCTTGCTGTCCCAAAAGACTTATCTGATCCACATCTTCGAGAATGGGTCAAGCATACCGGCAATCCCATCATTAACGTCcctgatgggattaaacatgatGACTTCCGAGACCCAAGCACAGCCTGGCATGCAGACGACGGAAAATGGAGGATAATTGTCGGTAGTAGGAGAGAAGGGACGGGAATGGCGTTTCTTTATCGATCTGAGGAttttgtaaactggagtatgtGGGAATCACCACTTTATGAAGTTGCTGGCAGTGGGATATGGGAATGCCCTGATTTCTTTCCGGTGTGCGTTGATAGCAACAATGGGGTTGATACATCTGTAATGAACTCTAGAGTAAAGCATGTGTTGAAGATGGCAGCGTTCGATTGTGGAAGAGACTACTACTTGATCGGTAATTACAATCCGGAGAATGAACACTTTGTTCCTCAGAGTGAACTAACTCTTGGCTCCTTGCGATATGATTATGGGAAGTTTTATGCGTCGAAATCATTCTTTGACCCCGTAAAAAACAGAAGAATCTTGATGGGTTGGGTCAATGAATCCGATTCTGATGAAGATGCTCATGCTAAAGGATGGTCTGGACTTCAGGTAATCATAGATTAATAGATTAACTGACATTTTTTAaagaaatttatttattttataaaatcattaatatgCTAATAACATGCAGTCATTTCCAAGGAGCATTTGGCTTGATCAAAACCAAAAGCAGCTAGTACAATGGCCTATTGAGGAATTTAAAATGTTACATGAAAACGAAGTTAGTTTTAAAAATAAATCTCTTGAAGCTGGATCATTACATGAAATTTTGGGCATAACTGCTTCGCAGGTAAGTCATTAACTTTGTTTTGGTCTCTTTTGTAGTCGTATGTATGTCATGTTTGTTATTTTACAGGCGGATGTGAATGTATCATTCAAACTAACTAATTTAGAAGAGGCTGAAGAACTAGATCTGAGTGGGATCGACCCACAGGTTTTCTGCAGTGAAATGGATGCATCAAAGAAAGGCAAATTCGGCCCGTTTGGAATATTAGCTTTGGCTTCCCATGACTTGAGTGAACAAACTGCAATCTCTTTTCGGGTTTACAAAAATAATGGACGATACACAGTGCTAATGTGCAGTGATCAAAGCCGGTTAGTTTTCTTCAACTCATGTATCTCCATTATATCCTTCTAAGGGCGGCGCAATAGTCCTCTCTGGCATGCATAGCTTTAACCCCTTCATTGGCGGATCTTGAACTTATTTTTCGgtaattgggggggggggttagttttctTCAACTCATGTATCTCCATTACATATTTCAGGTCTTCCACAAGGAACGGGCTTGATAAAACAACATATGGAGCATTTGTTGACATAGATCCTCAACAAGATGAAATTTCACTTAGAACCTTGGTGCGTAGTTAATGgttaaactttttttttctttcttgaaGTTTTTTTAACTTAAGCTCTAATGTATTTTTATTTGGGATATATACAGATAGATCACTCGATCGTTGAGAGCTTTGGAGGAGGAGGAAAGACATGCATCACAGCTAGGGTTTACCCAACATTAGCTATTGGAGATGAAGCCCATTTGTTTGCATTTAACTATGGAACAGAAAGTGTGTTGATCTCTGAGCTAAGTGCTTGGAGTGTAAAGAAAGCACATATTAACATTGAAGAAACTAATGGGGGTGCATATTAATAATCTGAAGAAGATGGTTAGTTCATGTCATTTGGAGAGTTGTGAATTATATTGGAGCAGTTAATTATCTTGTTTAATGactttatttaaatacttgttcatgattatcaacactacgttattaaataaaataagttTACAAGTTTAGCAGCTTATGTTATTTGAGTTTCCATTAGACTATTAGAGTATATGATTTGGATCCACTTATATATTATTGATCAGTTATAGAATACAAACACTTCAACTGTATTCAAACACAACTCCAAACAGGTAACTTCCCCCGCTTGACCTTGAACTAGGAGCATAGGTTCTAAACATAGATTCCCAAAGTTGTTCCAACTTGAGAGTAGTGAACTAGTCACGTTATATAACCACCCTTTCTTACACATTTTGCCACTTGTCACATAACCTCTCATAGGAGTTCTATAAGACTTGACCACTACACATAGTCATAGTTTCTGGTGAATCATAAAACATTGGTCAAGCATAAAAGTCAAATCTCTTTCCTGAATTAAATTATATGATGAATTATAGGTTAATCTATACCATATCTGGTGAACCCTGGGACATGATCCTGACTAACCATTATCGAACCAATTAGTTTATTGATCTCTTTAaagcatgttttttttttctggaaTTTATAAGCTTATCCACCATCCTGCTTCCAAGAATTTGCCCTCCATTTTCTCTTTTAAACATTCTACTGCTATCCTTTTGAGCATTATAAATATATACTCACAacacaattttattttattagttcACACACTTTGGTCATTTTTACTCAGTTGTTCAATTTCTCTTTATATGGATGAGACAAAGAACAAAACGGTAGATGTGTCAGGTATCTGTACTAAATATAAAGATGATAAAATACATGTAATTAAGATAGTTAACACTATATTTTTATTAGTGGTTATACTTGCTCCGGTAGGTGTAGCAATTAAAAAGGTGAAGATACAAGAAACGCCTTCTTGTGTAGATTGTAGATGCAGTGGTGAAAGAAGAATAAGAAACTCTCGGAAACTGTTTTATAACAATCTCGATGATGAAGAATGGTGGTCGGATATCTAGATGCAATAATTGAAGGGTGTAACGCTTACGACTGAATTACAACTCATCACGATCCAAGTGGTTGACAACtggatttttattttaaatttgttaTGTTTATGACTGTTATTTTTGTATTTGTGAGTACGTTTATTCAGATGCAACAATGGTTTTTATACATACTTGATACTTTTTATCTTAAATTATtgagtaaattaccaaaatcgtccctgaggtttgggcatgttcgccattttcatccaaaacaacttttttgtaacatatagtccttcacttttgtaacaccccaaattccaTGAGAAATTTAATTTAAGCTAGTTATGAACAAGTAAGGATAGTCTTGGTCTTAATAATATACATATTATTCTTGAGGGGCCAAATGTGTAAAGTGGCAAAACTTAAAAcattaaaagtataaaaaaattaaaaacacacatAGAGTGTGCGTGTGTGTATATACGATCGATGAGGGTGAggtgaaaccctagtttcatCAAAATCCATCAAATTGAAGGGGATTGAAGGGCTAAACTAATGCATGAACCAAGATTTTCGATCACTTTAGCGTTTCTACCATCATGTAAGTCGAATTTTGATATTTTAATGATGTTTGATCAAGTGGGTTTTGTGTAATATGTGATTATAGTGTAAGATTTTAGCATGAATGTTAGTTATAATAAATGTGTATATGCCAAAGTATGTTTAATTTTGATTATGATGAATATTGGGGGAAAACCCATTTGCTATAGGTAGGGTGGCGACATGGGTATACTACCCATGTCAAATCTTATGCAAATTCGACAGTGTTATGATTTATGTTATTGGTTTTTGTCAGTTAGATTTAGTATGGTGtgaagttatgcgagttttaatTAGATGTTAATGGCAACTGAGCACAAGAATTAGGAAGATGAACAGGAGAAtatttgtacattatgctttaaatgcgaaacccgccaagtgtttgataaaatgcctacaaagtttgtgtaaaatagttagtaaattcgtcacttttgacagccttagatagtcctcttgtaaaggccgtatctcattcgttattaggagttagacaacgagccttatatcgttgaaaaggttgtttctcatattacatttcatatttggccataagaggctggttatgagattaagtgggtcaaaacagcatgaaaagttagtaaattcgtcacttttgacagccttagatagtcatcttgtaaaggccgtatctcattcgttattaggagttagacaacgagccttatatcgttgaaaaggttgtttcgcatattacatttcatatttggtcataagaggctggttatgagatttagtgggtcaaaacagcatgaaaagttagtaaattcgttttgacagcaagctgtttggaagcatttcagcttctgtgctgattttgtaaaaatcatataaaatcataggaatgtccgattgttacgatctttatatgcttagaaagatctctgagtgtagattatttgaacatgaagaactgaatcagaagataaatgggttaaaatgtgtcGTGAACAGCTGCTGCGCAGAAAGTTACTGCAcaaattttagtataaatattcagtaaaaatagttgtattgttatgcacacttgtatgaatcatgaactactgattttaataaattattagtaagttatttgattgttttaagtgtctaaaacacttaccaactagtttatgcatataattgcaccaacgggtcgaaacgggttgttgatagaaaatagtagaatggatatgtaaaaaccaaggtgttaagaaatggtatgaaatgtttaacatATGAAGCAAGTTGCCTAACTTAGAAAAGGTTATCATTCTAAGTACggaattttgaaagaataacgaacatgatgtaaatacataattatgcatgctagaagctcatgtatggctgttgtgatgatggaatgataaattgttagattgattagcattgtagtattatgatacatgttgaactcgttaagtgattgacacgtgaatagaagtgtgattagtgatgcgtatgattatgtatactaactattgaatggatgtaatggaatgagataataggaacgtgtcaaggagaggtcaagcataggaggataacgggtcaagataaggcaagGTGACAAATACACTTATTGGAGTACTCGAGGTAAGTGAATTTCGATTCACTTTTTAGTAGGTTTAATAGATTTTAATACTTATGTTTACGAAACATCATGAAAGAACATGTAATAATCAGAAGTACAAAGCCAATAATGCCTCATTATTGAAGAAGGTTGTATTTAAGCCGAAAGTAAATTGGTGGGTTTAAACGGGTCGAATTTTATATGCATATGTTGCGTAATGTAATGAAATTCGTTATGGTTAAGACCTTGGGTAAGAATTTTTAGTCATTATGTAAGGGGAACATTTCCCGGACCATTAGGAACAAGTTTTATATGATTCGGTTGTCGGTTAGTGAATGAACGGATTGTTTCGTGTTAGTGTAGGAAATTTTATAAGTATATGTGTATAGGAATCCAAAGGGCACGTGGGTTGAATCATAGATTGTCTATACTATGTAAAGTTGTGAATGTGACATTCCGGCATAAACCTACATGTAAAAGAAGCTTGTGTATATATTCGTGATTAATTGATTGTGCGTAGGAAGGAACATTGGCATGTATGAAGGTacgcatgtatatatatataagtgtatatatatatatatatatgtatgtatgataataAGTACGTAGGTGTGAATGTATGTGTGAATGAATGTTCAATGCTTAAGACATATGCATGAACGTTATCAAAGTGTTCGAGTATTTATGGTTACTAATGATGTGCGTTGAGTTGGAATGTAATGTAGGTATGGGATCGTTGGCTtcatgaagaaatggagctggatTTGGATAAGAGTATTTAAGAAAGCGCTTGGACAATTCCACGACTACTTTATAGAATGCTCTACGAAATTCTATTGTATAGTTTAATGTTGTATGGTATGTTAATGACTAATGGTTTGGTTGTACGTGGTGTCCACAGGTATCGCTTGGGTTTTCTCTACATTTATTGAAGTGAAGCGGACTTAGTTCGAGttgagagcaaggattgtacggggtaGAATGGTCACATAGTGTAACTCATATAGGTTTTGAAgtattaatgttataaaacgttaTAAATCCGTTTTAATGAATATATGGCATTTCGCGTTTGAACCTTCATGT encodes:
- the LOC110923643 gene encoding fructan 6-exohydrolase — translated: MAGSHHVGSESSLASPSDQPHRTAFHFQPPKNWMNDPNGPMYYNGVYHFFYQHNPFGPLFNPQMYWAHSVSRDLINWTPLNHAFAPTQPFDINGCWSGSATILPGNKPVILYTGLDSEHHQVQNLAVPKDLSDPYLQEWVGYTGNPVINLPDGIQHDDFRDPTTAWLANDGKWRVIIGSQKDKKGIAFLYRSEDFVNWSMHESPLYEVAGTGIWECPDFFPVCVDSNNGVDTSVMNSRVKHVLKVGLYDYTRDYYLIGSYTPEKESFVPQNELTLDALRYDYGKYYASKSFFDPVKNRRILMGWVNESDSETDCIAKGWSGLQSFPRSIWLDQNQKQLVQWPIEEIKMLHENEVSIQNMNLEGGSIHEIVGITASQADVKISFKLTNLEKAEELDMSGIDPQVFCSEMDASKKGKFGPFGLLALASHDLFEQTAIFFRVFQNNGRYTVLMCSDQSRSSTRNGLDKTTYGAFVDIDPQQDEISLRTLIDHSIVESFGGGGKTCITARVYPTLAIGDDARLFAFNYGTESVLISELSAWSVKKARINIEETIGCT
- the LOC110923642 gene encoding fructan 6-exohydrolase: MAPPHHVGSESRLASPSDQPYRTSFHFQVPKNWMNDPNGPMYYNGVYHFFYQHNPSGPLFHPRMYWGHSVSRDLINWTPLDPAFAPTEPFDINGCWSGSATILPGNKPVMLYTGLDTENCQVQNLAVPKDLSDPHLREWVKHTGNPIINVPDGIKHDDFRDPSTAWHADDGKWRIIVGSRREGTGMAFLYRSEDFVNWSMWESPLYEVAGSGIWECPDFFPVCVDSNNGVDTSVMNSRVKHVLKMAAFDCGRDYYLIGNYNPENEHFVPQSELTLGSLRYDYGKFYASKSFFDPVKNRRILMGWVNESDSDEDAHAKGWSGLQSFPRSIWLDQNQKQLVQWPIEEFKMLHENEVSFKNKSLEAGSLHEILGITASQADVNVSFKLTNLEEAEELDLSGIDPQVFCSEMDASKKGKFGPFGILALASHDLSEQTAISFRVYKNNGRYTVLMCSDQSRSSTRNGLDKTTYGAFVDIDPQQDEISLRTLIDHSIVESFGGGGKTCITARVYPTLAIGDEAHLFAFNYGTESVLISELSAWSVKKAHINIEETNGGAY